A window of the Clupea harengus chromosome 8, Ch_v2.0.2, whole genome shotgun sequence genome harbors these coding sequences:
- the pou4f3 gene encoding POU domain, class 4, transcription factor 3, translating into MMAMNGKQHLGMHPALSEPKYSSLHASAEGMRRVCLPAPQLQGNIFGGFDESLLARAEALAAADIVSHSKSHHFKPDVTYHTMSSVPCTSTSSTVPISHPSNLTSHHHLNQTLEGDLLDHISSSLSVSGMGAPQDQSVMTSQAHQHHLQTMGHLHQAMAMGHPHSLSVHNGMTCINDVESDPRELEAFAERFKQRRIKLGVTQADVGSALANLKIPGVGSLSQSTICRFESLTLSHNNMIALKPVLQAWLEEAEAAYREKNSKPDLFSGNERKRKRTSIAAPEKRSLEAYFAIQPRPSSEKIAAIAEKLDLKKNVVRVWFCNQRQKQKRMKYSASH; encoded by the exons ATGATGGCGATGAACGGAAAACAGCACCTCGGTATGCACCCGGCGCTATCTGAGCCTAAATACTCAAGCCTGCACGCGAGCGCCGAAGGCATGCGCCGCGTCTGCCTACCTGCCCCGCAG CTCCAGGGCAATATATTCGGTGGCTTTGATGAGAGTCTGCTGGCCCGCGCGGAAGCTCTGGCGGCTGCTGACATTGTCTCTCACAGCAAAAGTCACCATTTCAAGCCGGACGTGACCTACCATACCATGAGCAGTGTCCCATgtacctccacctcctccaccgtGCCCATATCCCACCCTTCCAACCTCACATCGCATCACCACCTCAACCAGACGTTGGAGGGGGATCTGCTAGATCATATCTCGTCGAGTCTGTCCGTCAGCGGTATGGGGGCTCCACAGGACCAGTCAGTTATGACCTCGCAAGCTCATCAGCATCATCTGCAGACCATGGGTCATCTCCATCAAGCTATGGCCATGGGTCATCCCCATTCACTGTCCGTTCACAATGGAATGACCTGCATAAACGACGTGGAATCGGATCCCAGGGAGCTGGAGGCATTCGCGGAACGGTTCAAACAGAGGCGGATAAAACTTGGGGTGACCCAGGCGGACGTTGGTTCCGCTCTTGCTAACCTTAAGATTCCCGGCGTGGGCTCTCTGAGTCAGAGCACGATCTGCAGGTTTGAGTCCCTAACCCTTTCTCACAATAACATGATTGCGCTGAAACCGGTTCTCCAAGCCTGGCTCGAGGAGGCTGAAGCGGCTTACCGAGAGAAAAATAGCAAGCCAGATCTTTTCAGTGGCaacgaaagaaaaagaaaacgcaCCTCCATTGCTGCACCAGAGAAGCGGTCTTTGGAAGCATATTTTGCGATACAACCGCGTCCGTCGTCAGAAAAAATCGCTGCCATTGCAGAAAAGTTGGACTTAAAAAAGAATGTGGTACGTGTTTGGTTTTGCAACCAACGTCAAAAACAGAAAAGGATGAAATATTCTGCCTCACATTAA